From the genome of Nicotiana tabacum cultivar K326 chromosome 17, ASM71507v2, whole genome shotgun sequence:
TTTTAAAAGGCCCCACATATTATTAATAATCTCGTATACTATATTTTATCAAATCAATAATATTATTCTcttataataattatttgtaaaagtTCATGATTGAGTTGGATAAGGACTCTACAACTAATAATTCTTTAATGAGAAGGATTACAAGTCTTATTAGCTTTGGCTTTTCATGCTGGTATAGTATCTACTACTTCAATTTTCACCAAAAACAATCTTGAAAACtatcatactaatattttccTCTCTTTCGCGTGTTTCTTAGCTACACACTAAATTCCGCCACCAAATTACTTCTCTATTCTGTTCTTACCAGTTGTTTCTTGAATGGACTGTGGCTTCTTTTACACCAATATTTCTCTTCCTCAATCTTTACCTTTCACAGTAAAAAATACCCTTTTTTCATCAATACCTTTTTCTCCATTAAATTTCAGAAAATCGTTGGTTGTGGTGGCAAGTGGTAAaagtagtagtaataataataatagcagtAGTAGTAATTGTGAATTCAGTGGATTGAGCGTGCCAATAGTGCCAAGGACAGAAGAAGGGAGATTTTTGAGCAGTATTTTTCAGAATGATAGAAAGTGTTTTTATGCTGTTGTGCAAaaagaattggcaaagttggGTTATGAGAAGGGTGAAGCTTTTCTTCGTATGAATCTCAACTTGGGGTCTAATGAAGCTGTTCTTCACAGGTTGGTGTCCCCTTTTCCCTTTTCATATTTGCACAAGCCGTGTCAGACCTATTGTCATAAGagttttaagttatatatactgatgatataatttaattattttaacaaTCACTGCAATTTTACGGGATATAATAGGTCATTACTCTATTTTCTTGGTTAACAGTTAACATATAGGAATCATCTGTCATAGTTCGGGATCCGCATCAAAAGGGTGTGATGTAGATAGACAACTTTAACATTTCGTACATGATAGTAGaattagttgttgttgtaagtcaACTCAATATGATAATCAGACTTGATAGTagaattttttgttgttgtaagtCAACTTAATATGATAGTCGGACTTGATACTAGaattagttgttgttgtaagtcaACCTAATATTGTCATTAATTGACTAGTACAATGGTTTGGGTATGGTATTGTGTGGGGTTCCTAAGGCTTTACTCACTATCCAAGCTTGATGTTTAATTTGCCCGGTGTCGATCAGTTGTATATATTTTGGCGAAGCGGTGTGGGATGGCGCCACGTTGACCTTAGTATCTCTTCATTATCTCCGTAACTTGAAGTTGAACTAAAGAAGCAAAAGTTCACTACAACCGTCTGATTAGCATTCAATCTTGGTGTCTCGTGCATTCGTTAGTCCTGTTATTTAAGTGTTTGGTGTTCTGGATCTAAGATGATATTTAGAGGTTTCTTCATCTTTGTATATCTGAATTTTATGGTACTGAGCAAGTTTGTTCTCCAAATCTTTGATTTATTGGTTGTTCTGAAGAGGAAATAACTGGTTATACTTTGAGCCAGAGAGTAGTGCAAGTCTTTTGAAATACTTACACGTTCTTAATTAAgtttaattttcaaaattttgaagaaattaacATTGACTTCAGTTAAATATAATTTTTGCGGCATAAAAGTCTAATTGTGTCACAAGATTGGGGCAAAGGGAGTTACAAATAGGTCTTTGCTTACaggttgtgtatatatatatatatatatatgcaaaattttatctaaatttcaacaaatatttaattttgaacccattaagTTTAAGTCCCGGATCTGCCGCAACCATTACTATGCTTTTGCTACAACTTTTGCATGAACACGACTAAATTTGACATTACTATGGTTTTAAAAGAGATCGTTTAGAGTAATTAGACATAGTCGTTGATTAGGTTCCTAGTTCATCGAACAAATTACAAAATTGTAGGTAACTGAATTCTGGTTTCTGCATTATGATGATAGGATTGTTTGTTCGAACACTGCTTGTTTAATTACATGATACTTACTCATTCAAATGTAGACTTGTCCAGTCACTTCCATATACTTTACTAATATTTGTATATGATGAAATTCCAGGAGGATTGCTGAACTGAAAAGGCTGGAATGTCGAAATTCTGTTGAAGATATTCTGTACATGTTAATAGTTTATAAGTTCTCTGAAATCGGAGTGCACTTGGTTCCAAAGCTCTCCAAATGCATGTACAATGGCAGACTCGAGATATGGCCCTGTCGGGACTGGGAGCTCGAGTCTATCCATAGCTTTGAAGTACTCAAAATGGTAAGAGAACATCTTTCTACTGTTATCGGATGGAAAGAGAAGTCGAACGTGACAGAAAATTGGACCCCTACTCAAGTCCCAAAGCTCCAAATCCATCGAGTTTATGCTTCTTCGATTCTGTATGGATATTTTTTGAAGTCGGCCTCGTTGAGACACCATATGGAACTGAGTCTTGATCATATCAACTCTGATCTTGGTGTTACTACTTCAAGCAACCTTTTAGTTTCAGGGTCGTGGCCGTTAAAACAAAACAGCGTTCCCTTTGGTCGTCTCAGTGGCACACGATCTACATTAGTCGGTCCAACATCACTTGTCCAGGGGAAGAAGAATGAAAAGCTTAGGTCTTATGTTAtgaattttgaccatgaaataATGCAGATGTGTGCAAAACTGAAATGCAAGGAGGCACTGAATCTGATTGAGAAACATTGTTCTGCACTTTTTGGCGATGAGAGCGATGAGGTAGTTTCCACGTCATTGGCGAGTCTGAAAAGGATTGTGTTAGAGGCTGTTGCTTTTGGTTCTTTCCTTTGGGATGCAGAAGATTATGTTAGGATATTTTATCAGCTCGAGGAGAACTAACAATGCTAGAAGGGCGGTTTCAATCGAAGGAAGCACGATATAATCTTCGTAATTTTGATCTCACTTACTTAGACATAACGAGGAGGTCCACTCTTGACTTTCGCCATGTAATGGTGTAAGGGAAAATTGTGCTGATTCCGCGTGTGCTTATATATCCCATCAATCGTCGCCTGctgcaaaaaaagaagaaagaggctCAAGGTTATAGTATAGATAGTAGTTGGATGATATACTATGTAGTAGAGTTGTCACATATACTGCAGTTTTCTTGATGTATATTCCAGGTATTCATTATCTGTGGATTTACACTTTGTAAATTTGGAGTTGTATAGAGCATTATTTCTAGTATATAACTGACGAGGTGTGAGCACTTTCATGATTTTTGACATATCACAAGTGGTCAAAAGCCGAATGTCtccggaaatagcctctctatctcCACGAGCTAGGAATAAGGTTTACCTACACACAACTTTCCTTTTGAGATTTTTCTaggtatattattgttgttgttctacAAGTGGTCAAAAAAGAATATCTTGGCTTTTATTAGATACCTATATTTTCAAGTGTCTATTGCAGAAACAAATCATGCGGGAATGAAGTATTCAATTCACACTGGCGATACCAACTCGTAAAAGTATTAATTTTATAAACCtattatagaaaatatttttatgttGTCGAtctgaacacctaatttttgatcaTCTTTGAATTTTTCAAtcactttttagtatgtaaatatattttaagtttaatttacATATTTTAACTCTTATTTCACCTTTTAGAGgtgttatttaaaaaaaattatatcacTCATCTCACTAATATTCACTTTACTCCTTTTCCCCAACTCTCTCATGTGACTTTACACTAGCTACTTTATCCCTTTTTCCCAAAATTCGTCACACACATTTTATACTAACACACACTCACTCTACCCCT
Proteins encoded in this window:
- the LOC107771535 gene encoding UV-B-induced protein At3g17800, chloroplastic, with the protein product MDCGFFYTNISLPQSLPFTVKNTLFSSIPFSPLNFRKSLVVVASGKSSSNNNNSSSSNCEFSGLSVPIVPRTEEGRFLSSIFQNDRKCFYAVVQKELAKLGYEKGEAFLRMNLNLGSNEAVLHRRIAELKRLECRNSVEDILYMLIVYKFSEIGVHLVPKLSKCMYNGRLEIWPCRDWELESIHSFEVLKMVREHLSTVIGWKEKSNVTENWTPTQVPKLQIHRVYASSILYGYFLKSASLRHHMELSLDHINSDLGVTTSSNLLVSGSWPLKQNSVPFGRLSGTRSTLVGPTSLVQGKKNEKLRSYVMNFDHEIMQMCAKLKCKEALNLIEKHCSALFGDESDEVVSTSLASLKRIVLEAVAFGSFLWDAEDYVRIFYQLEEN